One Lysinibacillus fusiformis genomic window carries:
- a CDS encoding YehS family protein, whose translation MTNNDMLIRLRYALDIKNTDMVEIFELGGMSFTKEDVLNMLIKVKDEEEAPENYIKCNNKMLEAFLNGFIIFKRGPQQAKPGQAEHSTVPVKATESPNNMLLKKVKIALALTSEDMLEILYEGGVTVSKGEIGAILRNPSHRNYKECGDRFVRNFLKGLTMKYRD comes from the coding sequence ATGACGAATAATGATATGTTGATTCGTTTAAGATATGCATTAGATATTAAAAATACAGATATGGTAGAAATCTTTGAACTTGGTGGTATGAGCTTTACAAAAGAAGATGTCTTGAACATGCTAATCAAAGTAAAGGATGAGGAAGAAGCACCTGAAAATTACATCAAATGTAATAATAAAATGTTAGAGGCATTTTTAAATGGTTTTATAATTTTTAAAAGAGGGCCTCAACAAGCAAAACCTGGTCAGGCTGAACATTCAACAGTGCCTGTTAAGGCTACAGAAAGTCCTAATAATATGCTATTAAAGAAAGTCAAAATTGCACTAGCATTAACAAGTGAAGATATGCTTGAGATTTTATATGAAGGTGGCGTCACGGTATCTAAAGGTGAAATAGGCGCTATTTTAAGAAATCCAAGTCACCGAAATTACAAAGAGTGTGGCGATCGATTTGTGCGGAATTTCTTAAAAGGCTTAACGATGAAATATAGAGATTAA
- a CDS encoding MFS transporter: MDKKNSKYRWIVFVSVLLSYLLMASQRTAPGLITDQLMRDFNVTASTIGLLTSIQFFVYTSLQIPMGFLADRFGPNLFLIIGATLTGVGTILYSLGTHEFVLFFSRIVTGVGDATIWVNMVLILAQWFHKKEFVRLIGLAGMTGSLGFLLATVPFSAWIFLLGWRSAFLSAGLLLCGCGLLLYFVLVKNKKRIFLDEPVVVAEAVQREKPSVVLRRIFSNRQAWALFFCHFGVVGGYVGFISSWAVPYGMNLYEMTRSDASQLIMIGLIGALIGAPLTSWISSCLETIKRPYIVVHITVLLSWFSFLLFKGQPKFFFLIVLFFIIGFGYGASALTFAAVRQSFPITESGFVSGFANTGGFLSAALLPIILGYILDHFQSISGSLDDGYYYGFITPVIFSIIGLIGVILFKEKRPGAGRKKNIQIS; encoded by the coding sequence TTGGACAAAAAAAATAGTAAATACAGGTGGATTGTATTTGTTTCTGTATTGCTTTCCTATTTGTTAATGGCAAGTCAACGAACCGCTCCAGGATTAATTACAGACCAATTAATGAGGGATTTTAATGTAACAGCATCCACGATTGGGTTATTGACGAGTATACAATTTTTTGTATACACGAGTTTGCAAATTCCTATGGGTTTTTTAGCTGATCGTTTTGGACCGAACTTATTTCTAATTATCGGTGCCACACTTACAGGTGTAGGTACAATCCTATATAGTCTAGGTACACATGAATTCGTCCTGTTTTTCTCCAGAATAGTTACTGGGGTAGGGGATGCGACTATATGGGTTAATATGGTGCTCATTTTGGCCCAATGGTTTCATAAAAAGGAATTTGTTCGATTAATTGGCCTAGCAGGCATGACAGGGAGTCTAGGTTTTTTATTGGCGACAGTTCCTTTCTCCGCATGGATTTTTTTACTTGGTTGGAGATCAGCATTTTTGTCAGCAGGACTACTATTATGTGGATGTGGCTTACTCCTTTATTTTGTACTTGTAAAAAACAAAAAACGCATCTTTTTGGATGAACCAGTAGTTGTAGCTGAAGCAGTACAACGTGAAAAACCATCCGTTGTATTACGAAGAATATTTTCAAATCGGCAGGCATGGGCTCTATTCTTTTGTCATTTTGGGGTTGTCGGTGGGTATGTTGGGTTTATCAGTTCGTGGGCAGTACCATACGGCATGAATTTGTATGAGATGACACGTTCAGATGCAAGCCAGCTGATTATGATCGGTCTTATCGGAGCACTGATAGGAGCTCCTTTAACGAGTTGGATTTCAAGCTGTTTAGAAACCATCAAGAGACCATATATTGTCGTTCATATTACTGTTTTACTGAGTTGGTTTTCCTTCCTTTTATTCAAAGGGCAGCCGAAATTTTTCTTTCTTATTGTACTTTTCTTTATCATTGGCTTTGGCTATGGAGCAAGTGCATTAACTTTTGCAGCTGTTCGTCAATCTTTCCCGATAACAGAATCCGGCTTTGTTTCTGGGTTTGCGAATACAGGGGGCTTCCTCAGTGCTGCATTGCTACCAATCATTTTAGGATATATTTTGGATCATTTTCAATCTATTTCAGGTAGTCTAGATGATGGATACTACTATGGTTTCATCACACCAGTTATATTCTCCATAATTGGCTTGATTGGAGTAATTTTATTCAAGGAAAAGCGTCCAGGAGCAGGACGTAAAAAGAATATCCAGATATCTTAG
- a CDS encoding trypsin-like peptidase domain-containing protein, with the protein MIVKTKPLKIQLKQTQNPLEDFVLINKNNHYSVRKEILFVRYIGIPNAIEHYIENILSIDQYFTSSMSTTSYLRLHGLEPIVNKDDIKRLSTIWEHWQAIIDSSITDCFSLYQTPLCGQLDNETLEWTKKITFIKILSMYKRTHPNSNTTLLKNFVVKFLNWMEIYLPKLFKPSSMSPKVVFTGDIKQHECLFLYFLSSLGCDICYMNPKEDIVNLYPEIETYSTLYKCSTCYSAEVPIPEFIPAENKEHTPLLPKPHTISQSILDNTTNQKHSLGDVGELSYVQLAGLSNSVVMIKVYDEENKILCGGSGVIIHSSGYILTNLHVVGVGHYYAVIYENETEEYLTDHFIKYHQLYDLAIIKVDKDCSPLPVKIDNNLVRGQKIVAIGSPLGLFNSFSDGIVSGFRDIDNIPMIQFTAPISNGSSGGALLDMFGRLVGLITGGFDKGQNLNLAVPSDKIYEFAQNFIEHTN; encoded by the coding sequence ATGATAGTGAAAACAAAACCTTTAAAAATCCAACTTAAACAAACACAAAATCCTCTCGAAGATTTTGTGCTCATCAATAAAAATAATCATTATTCTGTTCGTAAAGAGATCCTTTTTGTAAGATACATTGGCATTCCTAATGCTATCGAACATTACATTGAAAATATTTTGAGTATAGATCAATATTTTACTTCAAGTATGTCTACTACATCCTACTTACGTTTGCATGGACTTGAACCAATAGTAAATAAAGACGATATTAAAAGGCTGTCAACTATTTGGGAACACTGGCAAGCTATCATCGATAGTTCGATTACTGATTGTTTTTCGCTCTATCAAACACCACTATGCGGTCAATTAGATAACGAGACGCTTGAATGGACAAAAAAGATCACCTTTATTAAAATTCTGTCAATGTATAAAAGAACTCATCCTAATTCAAATACTACACTATTAAAAAATTTTGTCGTTAAATTTTTGAACTGGATGGAAATCTATTTACCAAAGCTTTTTAAGCCCTCTAGTATGTCTCCAAAAGTTGTTTTTACCGGAGATATTAAACAGCATGAATGTTTATTTTTGTATTTCTTATCTAGTCTTGGCTGTGATATATGCTATATGAATCCGAAAGAGGATATTGTCAATTTATATCCTGAAATAGAAACGTACTCAACATTATATAAATGCAGCACCTGCTATTCAGCTGAGGTACCAATTCCTGAATTTATACCTGCAGAAAATAAAGAACATACCCCCTTACTTCCAAAACCGCATACGATTTCACAATCCATTCTGGACAATACTACCAACCAGAAACACAGTCTAGGTGATGTTGGTGAATTAAGTTATGTGCAGTTAGCGGGGCTATCGAACTCTGTTGTCATGATTAAAGTTTATGATGAAGAAAATAAAATTTTATGCGGTGGTTCTGGTGTTATCATCCATAGCAGTGGTTATATTTTAACAAATCTACATGTAGTGGGAGTTGGGCATTATTATGCGGTCATCTACGAAAATGAAACGGAAGAATACCTTACAGATCATTTCATAAAATATCATCAACTATATGACTTGGCCATTATAAAAGTTGATAAAGATTGCTCACCTCTCCCTGTAAAAATCGATAACAATTTGGTTAGAGGACAGAAGATCGTTGCCATAGGAAGCCCATTAGGGTTATTTAATTCCTTTTCCGATGGCATTGTTTCAGGTTTTAGAGACATTGATAATATACCCATGATACAATTCACTGCCCCTATTTCTAATGGAAGTTCCGGTGGTGCACTGTTAGATATGTTTGGAAGACTAGTAGGTCTAATCACCGGAGGATTTGATAAAGGACAAAATCTAAATCTAGCAGTCCCATCCGATAAAATATATGAATTTGCACAAAACTTTATTGAACATACGAACTAG
- a CDS encoding saccharopine dehydrogenase NADP-binding domain-containing protein translates to MLSFNNSITILGSCGGVAKALLSILNKTVQDKNAPINAVIERSFIHLIDKKQISKKTFEELYPNLKDQLVVHQLDLNDKKKLMDHLKDTNTSVVVDVSWADTVEMMQCCNQLGIHYVNTALENPFIDENEELYEGFGLIERIRHLEKHKEGISNAVAIICSGMNPGIVQWMVFELLKGAANDPLLGCYIVEHDTSFYKEKNKAMKNVIYTTWSPECFLDEAILSYPMFMSQSTPLFLYEKVYDIEFKVTLGEKQFYGCLMPHEEVYSLGKMFNVESGFLYKINDHTTELICENIDDVDKLWDFEMKVLDSQDATLEGEDLCGVLLVYKDSEKYMYNVLTNEEIFSQYQTNATYFQVACGIYASLSVIMKDNIANGAYYVDELLKNTTNQFGDYLTYYMKDFVIGENNQTDGLLLQRIRKKC, encoded by the coding sequence ATGTTATCTTTTAATAATTCGATTACGATATTAGGTAGTTGTGGAGGTGTTGCGAAAGCACTACTCTCCATTTTAAATAAAACTGTTCAAGACAAAAATGCGCCAATAAATGCTGTTATTGAAAGAAGCTTCATTCATTTAATAGATAAAAAACAAATTAGCAAAAAGACTTTCGAGGAATTATACCCCAATTTAAAAGATCAACTTGTCGTACATCAACTCGATTTAAATGATAAAAAAAAATTAATGGATCATCTGAAAGATACGAACACCTCTGTTGTTGTAGATGTATCCTGGGCTGACACAGTAGAAATGATGCAATGTTGTAATCAACTAGGCATTCATTATGTAAATACGGCATTAGAAAATCCATTTATTGATGAAAACGAAGAATTATATGAGGGTTTTGGGCTAATTGAAAGGATTAGGCATTTAGAAAAACATAAAGAGGGAATTTCTAATGCAGTAGCGATAATTTGCTCAGGTATGAATCCAGGTATCGTTCAATGGATGGTATTTGAATTACTAAAGGGTGCCGCTAATGATCCACTATTAGGCTGCTATATCGTTGAGCATGATACTTCTTTTTATAAAGAAAAAAACAAGGCTATGAAAAATGTGATCTATACAACTTGGTCACCCGAATGTTTTTTAGATGAAGCAATTTTGAGTTATCCCATGTTCATGAGCCAAAGCACACCACTATTCCTATACGAAAAAGTTTATGATATAGAATTTAAGGTTACGTTAGGTGAAAAACAATTTTACGGCTGTTTAATGCCACATGAAGAAGTTTATAGCTTAGGAAAAATGTTTAACGTTGAAAGTGGCTTCCTATACAAAATAAATGACCATACAACGGAGTTAATCTGTGAAAATATTGATGATGTCGATAAATTATGGGATTTTGAAATGAAGGTACTTGATTCACAAGATGCGACATTAGAAGGCGAAGATTTATGTGGAGTCCTACTCGTTTATAAAGATAGTGAAAAATATATGTACAATGTATTAACAAATGAAGAGATTTTTTCACAGTATCAGACGAATGCTACGTATTTTCAAGTTGCATGTGGTATCTATGCTTCGTTGTCTGTCATTATGAAAGACAATATAGCAAATGGAGCTTATTATGTGGATGAACTTTTGAAAAATACAACGAATCAATTTGGTGACTATTTAACTTATTATATGAAGGACTTTGTTATAGGTGAAAATAATCAGACAGATGGCTTATTGTTACAACGAATTAGGAAAAAATGTTAA
- a CDS encoding YfiT family bacillithiol transferase: MDVRYPIGKLQVPEKVTFENVQEWLKQIETYTIRLRETVDSLSDEELSKTYREGAWTVRQLVHHIADSQLNMYQRLKLALTDDNPTVPAFEEEKWAVQPDTELPIESSIKMLEGINERIVSLGQSLTEEQLNRAFTHQTNGKTTVSTKVAKLAWHEEHHLAHIKFALSND, from the coding sequence ATGGATGTAAGATACCCAATTGGAAAATTACAAGTTCCTGAAAAAGTAACATTTGAAAATGTTCAAGAATGGTTAAAGCAAATCGAAACATACACAATTCGACTAAGAGAAACTGTTGATTCTTTAAGTGATGAGGAATTAAGCAAAACTTATCGTGAAGGTGCATGGACAGTTCGTCAACTTGTACATCACATTGCAGATTCTCAGTTGAATATGTATCAACGTTTGAAGCTGGCTTTAACAGATGACAATCCAACAGTTCCAGCTTTTGAAGAAGAAAAATGGGCTGTTCAACCGGATACAGAGCTTCCTATAGAAAGTTCTATTAAAATGTTAGAAGGCATAAATGAGCGTATCGTATCTTTAGGACAAAGTTTAACTGAAGAGCAATTAAATCGAGCTTTTACTCACCAAACAAACGGTAAAACAACAGTTTCAACAAAAGTTGCAAAATTAGCTTGGCACGAAGAGCATCACTTAGCTCATATAAAATTTGCATTATCAAATGATTAA
- a CDS encoding malate synthase, with the protein MNLINKKVTHKRFGMGSIVKHNDSSIEIHFASENKMFVFPDVFGKHLTLHDKSDANSLEKIIQKKEIKRKEEEWKKEEEKKLQRKNQELRLEHERLMKHHKLHPESQMVFRCDTEEQNSSFSEWKVFSGTIKSGNNKGRPNKPTRLHQNSAVLLTAIDSGMPEKDRRILGVYMVNEDFIGKLCEDGNIPAHSKYRLQLTKPESNQLLLWEYYVNEKSPDKMTWDTGKYRYFNNLWMAQILLDIVSLKSNPEERELAQQFFKHFCKMNQITVKDLAKPNGALMRI; encoded by the coding sequence ATGAATCTAATCAATAAGAAAGTTACACACAAGCGTTTTGGCATGGGTAGTATAGTTAAACATAATGATTCTAGTATTGAAATACATTTCGCATCGGAAAATAAAATGTTTGTTTTCCCTGATGTATTTGGAAAGCACCTAACACTACATGATAAAAGTGATGCTAATTCACTTGAAAAAATAATACAAAAAAAAGAAATAAAACGAAAGGAGGAAGAATGGAAGAAGGAAGAGGAAAAAAAACTACAACGAAAAAACCAGGAACTTCGCTTAGAACACGAAAGACTTATGAAACATCATAAACTTCATCCGGAATCACAAATGGTTTTTAGGTGTGATACAGAAGAACAGAATAGTTCTTTTTCAGAGTGGAAGGTTTTTTCAGGCACAATAAAAAGTGGTAATAACAAGGGGAGGCCAAACAAACCAACCCGCTTGCACCAAAATAGCGCTGTCCTGTTAACAGCAATAGATTCCGGCATGCCTGAAAAAGACAGACGTATCTTAGGTGTCTATATGGTGAATGAAGATTTTATCGGTAAGCTTTGTGAAGATGGAAATATCCCTGCTCATTCAAAATACAGACTCCAACTTACAAAACCGGAATCGAACCAGCTACTTTTATGGGAATATTATGTAAATGAAAAATCCCCCGACAAAATGACATGGGATACAGGTAAATACCGTTATTTTAATAATTTATGGATGGCTCAAATTTTACTTGATATAGTTTCGTTGAAAAGTAACCCAGAGGAACGAGAGCTGGCACAACAATTTTTTAAACATTTTTGTAAAATGAACCAGATAACAGTTAAAGATTTAGCAAAGCCTAATGGCGCATTAATGCGTATTTAG
- a CDS encoding tRNA dihydrouridine synthase, producing MIDNFWRDLPRPFFVLAPMEDVTDVVFRQVVSEAGRPDVFFTEFTNSDSYCHPEGMKSVRGRLIFTEDEQPMVAHIWGDNPDYFRQMSIGMAELGFKGIDINMGCPVPNVASRGKGSGLILRPDVATELIQAAKAGGLPVSVKTRLGYNDVNEWEEWLTHILKQDIANLSIHLRTRKEMSQVDAHWELIPEIKKLRDRIAPNTLLTINGDIPDRQTGMQLAEQYGIDGVMIGRGIFKNPFAFEKEPKEHSSKEYLDLLRLQLDLQDQYAEALPRSITGLHRFFKIYVKGFRGAGELRNQLMNTKSTDEVRALLDNFALNNVD from the coding sequence ATGATAGATAATTTTTGGCGTGATTTACCACGACCATTTTTTGTACTTGCACCAATGGAAGATGTGACAGATGTTGTTTTTCGTCAAGTAGTAAGTGAAGCTGGTCGACCGGATGTATTTTTTACAGAGTTTACAAACTCGGATAGCTATTGCCATCCAGAGGGCATGAAAAGTGTGCGTGGCCGTTTGATTTTTACAGAAGATGAACAGCCAATGGTAGCACATATTTGGGGTGATAATCCCGACTATTTCCGTCAAATGAGTATTGGCATGGCAGAGCTAGGATTTAAAGGCATCGATATTAATATGGGCTGCCCTGTACCGAATGTAGCATCGAGAGGGAAAGGTAGTGGTCTTATTCTGCGTCCAGACGTTGCGACAGAACTTATTCAAGCAGCAAAAGCGGGCGGACTGCCTGTCAGTGTGAAAACACGACTTGGCTATAACGATGTAAATGAGTGGGAGGAGTGGCTAACGCATATTTTAAAACAGGATATTGCGAACCTTTCTATTCATTTACGTACAAGAAAGGAAATGAGCCAAGTAGATGCGCATTGGGAGCTCATTCCAGAAATTAAAAAATTACGTGACCGTATCGCACCAAATACGCTACTAACCATCAATGGAGACATTCCTGACCGTCAAACGGGGATGCAGCTTGCTGAACAATATGGTATTGATGGTGTTATGATTGGGCGAGGTATTTTTAAAAATCCTTTTGCTTTTGAAAAAGAGCCAAAAGAGCATAGTAGTAAAGAGTACCTTGATCTTTTAAGACTGCAACTTGATCTTCAAGATCAATATGCGGAAGCACTACCACGTTCAATCACAGGGCTTCATCGCTTTTTCAAAATTTATGTCAAAGGATTCCGTGGAGCGGGTGAATTAAGAAATCAATTGATGAACACGAAATCAACAGATGAAGTGCGTGCATTGCTTGATAACTTTGCATTAAACAATGTTGATTGA
- a CDS encoding alpha/beta-type small acid-soluble spore protein, which produces MATNNRSSNKLQVPGVQEAVNQMKYEIAQEFGVQLGPEASSRANGSVGGEITKRLVEMAERQSKGKF; this is translated from the coding sequence ATGGCTACAAATAATCGAAGTTCCAATAAGCTTCAAGTCCCAGGTGTACAAGAAGCTGTTAATCAAATGAAATATGAAATTGCACAAGAATTCGGTGTACAGCTTGGGCCAGAAGCTTCTTCTCGCGCAAACGGTTCAGTAGGTGGAGAAATCACTAAGCGACTTGTTGAAATGGCTGAAAGACAATCAAAAGGTAAATTTTAA
- a CDS encoding M23 family metallopeptidase, with product MSRRLIFLLTLLLLWSFTLPTATFANEDPTKEEILQQRMSYYVQFDELLIPWHFLAAIDQYERNLQSVRSDIPKRESYIAIQFSDEYWAGALNPVKEDTIPETISYFGGMGLDGDGDGIASPKDDEDVIFSMASYLSKFGSTDEDFKLALWEYYRSEEAVNQITTISTLYRHYKTTDLDAHTFPIPVRNDYSFRGTWGDNRGWGGRRIHEGTDIFAGYGTPVLSTSYGVVEVKGWNQFGGWRIGIRDNHNSYHYYAHLGSFHKEIEVGDIVEPGTVLGYVGSSGYGKEGTSGKFPPHLHYGIYKFNGRTEWAFDPYPSLLQWERQAKKAKQ from the coding sequence TTGAGTCGTCGTCTTATTTTCCTTTTAACATTGTTGCTACTATGGAGTTTTACTCTCCCCACTGCTACTTTTGCAAATGAAGATCCCACTAAAGAAGAAATTTTACAACAACGTATGTCTTACTATGTACAATTTGATGAATTATTGATTCCATGGCACTTCTTAGCTGCCATCGACCAATACGAACGAAATCTACAATCCGTTCGCTCAGACATACCAAAGCGAGAAAGTTATATTGCCATTCAATTTTCTGACGAATATTGGGCGGGCGCATTGAATCCTGTTAAGGAAGATACAATCCCTGAGACCATCAGTTATTTCGGTGGCATGGGGCTTGACGGCGATGGCGATGGTATTGCAAGTCCCAAAGATGATGAAGATGTTATATTCTCCATGGCCAGCTATTTAAGTAAGTTTGGTTCGACAGATGAAGATTTTAAATTAGCGTTATGGGAATACTACAGAAGTGAAGAAGCAGTAAATCAAATCACAACGATTTCCACTTTGTATAGACATTACAAAACAACTGATCTTGATGCACATACCTTTCCAATCCCTGTCCGCAATGATTACAGCTTTAGAGGCACATGGGGCGATAATAGAGGTTGGGGAGGAAGACGAATACATGAAGGAACCGACATTTTTGCCGGCTATGGCACGCCTGTTCTATCCACTTCCTATGGTGTAGTCGAAGTAAAAGGCTGGAACCAATTTGGTGGATGGCGCATCGGCATTCGTGATAATCATAATTCCTATCATTATTATGCCCACCTAGGTAGCTTTCATAAGGAAATTGAAGTTGGAGACATTGTCGAACCTGGAACAGTTCTTGGTTATGTCGGTAGCTCTGGCTATGGCAAAGAAGGAACTTCCGGGAAGTTCCCACCACATCTTCATTATGGCATCTACAAGTTCAATGGACGTACAGAATGGGCATTTGACCCATATCCTTCATTACTACAATGGGAGCGACAAGCGAAAAAAGCAAAGCAATGA